Proteins from one Nicotiana tabacum cultivar K326 chromosome 23, ASM71507v2, whole genome shotgun sequence genomic window:
- the LOC142177244 gene encoding uncharacterized protein LOC142177244 — MAVKGNNLAPHEIEYVLLKKFGETLTRGSLTWYSLLPEHSIDSFKMLADSFIKAHAGARKVQVRKADILEIAQGDSELLREFITRFQKKRMLLPTVPDEWVAEAFTKGMNSRSSDASQKLKERLLEFQATTWANIHNRYESKIRIEDDQIGFPSSAKGEDKNKEKSKDDFDKDRRSSRG; from the coding sequence aTGGCGGTGAAGGGGAACAATTTAGCTCCCCACGAGATTGAATAtgttttgctgaagaaattcggagagactctcacgaggggatCCTTGACTTGGTATTCGttgttacccgagcattccatagattcctttaaGATGCTCGCAGACTCTTTTAttaaggcccatgccggggccagaaaGGTGCAGGTCCGAAAGGCAGACATATTAGAAATTGCACAAGGAGATTCCGAGTTGCTGCGGGAATTCATCACCCGGTTCCAAAAGAAGAGGATGTTGCTCCCGACTGTTCCGGATGAATGGgtggctgaagcattcaccaagggtATGAATTCGAGAAGTTCAGACGCTTCCCAAAAATTGAAGGAAAGGTTGCTTGAGTTCCAAGCGACGACTTGGGCAAATATCCACAACCGATACGAGTCTAAGATAAGGATTGAAGATGATCAGATTGGCTTCCCATCGTCGGCAAAGGGAGaggataaaaataaagaaaagtcaAAAGACGATTTCGACAAAGACAGACGATCTTCGAGGGGTTAG